A window of the Bacteroidota bacterium genome harbors these coding sequences:
- a CDS encoding GNAT family N-acetyltransferase, whose translation MITESYKLIEVTDKQTEKLFLYGVYHIYDNDDNWVPTLDIDIKNHFNIKKNPLLIDGKAKRWIIVDSSSKVLGRIAAFFHPDKADVYGMVTGGVGFYESIDNLEVSYLLFNTAINWLKEFGIEAVDGPINLGENFNNWGLLYDGYVQPMYGMQYHPKYYKKQFEEFGFKIFYKQYSFRMNTNNVPDRMFRIGKWVDEKKRFRARHFKFSEKVDFSNDLADAFNVIWSSFKKDFTSITGDDILKMLEEAKFILDPKLVWIVYDGSKPISLAIIIPDVNQLIKRIDGKLSFSNIIKLLYYKRKNPINRVRSLVIGVAPEYQKHGIEALIFYKINKVFNKSQYKEIEFSWIGDYNTKMLRTIGDIGPKKVSTHVTYRYLLDRKKEFVRYPIDN comes from the coding sequence ATGATTACTGAAAGTTATAAACTTATAGAAGTAACAGATAAACAAACCGAAAAGCTGTTTCTATACGGGGTCTATCATATTTACGACAATGATGATAATTGGGTGCCTACCCTGGATATAGATATAAAGAATCATTTTAATATTAAGAAAAACCCGCTTTTAATAGATGGAAAGGCAAAGCGTTGGATAATTGTTGATAGTAGTTCTAAGGTATTGGGTAGAATTGCAGCATTCTTTCACCCCGATAAGGCTGATGTTTACGGTATGGTAACCGGAGGGGTTGGGTTTTATGAAAGCATTGACAATTTGGAAGTTTCATATCTTTTGTTTAATACTGCGATTAACTGGCTAAAAGAGTTTGGAATTGAGGCAGTAGACGGCCCCATTAATTTAGGTGAAAATTTTAATAATTGGGGCTTATTATATGATGGTTATGTACAGCCAATGTACGGAATGCAATATCATCCTAAATATTATAAGAAGCAATTTGAAGAGTTTGGTTTCAAAATTTTTTATAAACAATATTCTTTCCGTATGAATACCAATAATGTCCCTGATAGAATGTTCAGAATAGGGAAGTGGGTTGATGAAAAGAAGAGGTTTAGAGCACGACATTTCAAATTTTCCGAAAAAGTGGATTTCAGTAATGATCTGGCAGATGCTTTTAATGTTATCTGGTCATCATTTAAGAAAGATTTCACATCTATTACAGGAGATGATATCTTAAAAATGCTGGAGGAGGCAAAGTTCATTTTAGACCCAAAGTTAGTTTGGATAGTTTACGATGGAAGTAAGCCTATTTCTCTAGCAATAATAATCCCTGATGTAAACCAGCTTATTAAAAGGATTGATGGAAAGTTAAGCTTCAGTAATATTATTAAGCTTTTGTATTATAAAAGAAAGAACCCTATTAACAGAGTCAGGTCGTTGGTTATAGGAGTAGCTCCGGAATATCAGAAGCACGGGATAGAAGCACTTATATTTTATAAAATAAATAAAGTATTCAATAAATCGCAGTATAAGGAAATTGAGTTCTCCTGGATAGGCGATTACAATACAAAAATGCTGAGAACAATAGGTGATATAGGGCCTAAAAAGGTATCAACGCATGTTACATATCGCTATTTACTCGACAGGAAAAAGGAGTTTGTCAGGTACCCGATTGACAATTAA
- a CDS encoding uroporphyrinogen-III synthase has product MKVKTILVSQPEPKTESSPYFDLADNQRIKVDFRPFIHVEGLEAAEVRKQRIDLGEFSAVILTSRNAVDHFFRIAEEMRYQVPDSLKYFCQSEAVAFYLQKYIVYRKRKVYVGKRLFSDLMKLMKKHKDETFLLPSSDVLKPDIPTQLDEAKIKWTRGILFKTVHSDLSDLDEVTYDILVFFSPSGIQSLFANFPEFKQNNTRIATFGSTTLKAASELGLKVEIKAPTPNTPSMTMALEDYIKSANK; this is encoded by the coding sequence ATGAAAGTAAAAACTATTTTGGTTTCTCAACCGGAACCTAAGACAGAGTCGTCTCCCTATTTTGACCTTGCCGATAATCAGAGAATAAAGGTTGATTTCAGACCATTCATACATGTGGAAGGTCTAGAGGCTGCAGAAGTAAGAAAACAAAGAATTGATCTTGGTGAATTTTCAGCTGTAATTCTTACCAGTAGAAATGCTGTAGACCATTTTTTCAGAATAGCTGAAGAAATGAGATATCAGGTGCCGGATTCATTAAAATATTTCTGTCAGTCGGAAGCAGTTGCTTTCTACCTTCAAAAATATATCGTTTATAGAAAACGTAAAGTTTATGTTGGTAAAAGATTGTTTAGCGATCTTATGAAACTAATGAAGAAGCATAAGGATGAAACATTTTTATTACCTTCTTCCGATGTTTTAAAACCGGATATTCCAACGCAGCTTGACGAAGCAAAAATAAAATGGACAAGAGGGATTTTATTTAAAACTGTACACAGTGATTTATCTGACCTGGATGAGGTGACCTACGACATCCTGGTATTCTTTAGCCCGTCAGGGATTCAGTCTTTATTTGCAAACTTCCCTGAGTTTAAGCAGAATAATACCAGAATTGCCACTTTTGGGTCTACAACATTAAAAGCAGCTTCAGAATTAGGGTTAAAAGTTGAAATTAAGGCCCCTACCCCTAATACTCCTTCAATGACAATGGCTCTTGAGGATTATATTAAATCGGCCAATAAATAA
- the fdhF gene encoding formate dehydrogenase subunit alpha has protein sequence MKAYINNEAHEIKKGETILEFVRRINGRDSIPTMCQADNLENFGSCRVCSVDLALQKNGPAKAVASCHTPVADGQYIYPDSERILKLRKNITELVLTDYPADKIKAPEGKKATEFQKTIEQIGVFEVRYPEGENHFYLEPDTAHPYIKSDLSQCINCYRCVRACEEIQGEMILGMSGRGFANSIIKGFDTTFDLSACVSCGACVQTCPTEALTDKYETKTIAADKVVRTTCTYCGVGCQLDVSVVDGSIKGVQAPVDAEVNFGHTCVKGRFAFEFYNHPDRIKEPMIRKNGKLEEVSWDEAYDYIADKLVSVKSEYGANAIGGISSSRATNEENYLMQKFIRVVIGTNNIDGCARVCHAPTAHGMQQAFGTGAATNSIEDITKTDAFLVVGANPTHAHPVTGAKLRQEFMKGKTSIVIDPVKTELAKIATHHLQLRPGTNVATLNMFAYYLIKEGFVDYDSVEARTEDFEEFKNNILSIDISKLEELTGLCSYQVKNAAIDYGKAERAMEFHGLGVTEHYQGSKTVMLLANIAMMTGNIGKRGVGLNPLRGQNNVQGAADMGVQPHQGAGYLDINDIEIQKYYAEKYGVEKMPEKEGLKIPEMLNEAIDGKFKALWIMGEDTLMTDPNTKHIEKAFANLDLLIVQELFMSVTAEAADVVLPASSYFEKNGTFTNGERRVQRVNKVVDPIGNTKSDGQIMVDIMNKMGYPQKGYDAEILLEEISDVVPFFKGITWDRLGINGLQWPVSEDGTGTKILHEETYKRGKGRFHYFDFQESPELLEHSQKYPFILTTGRMLEHYNSGTMTRRTDNQKIAPTDYLQINPEDAKLKGIADKEKIRIFSDRGGVEIIAKISEDVDKGVVRTTFHQPEVFINMITGNVGDMETLTPEYKVVAVDFEKLN, from the coding sequence ACCTGCAAAAGCAGTTGCTTCTTGTCATACTCCGGTAGCCGATGGTCAGTATATTTACCCCGATTCGGAGAGAATATTAAAATTGAGGAAAAATATTACCGAATTGGTACTAACAGACTATCCGGCTGACAAAATAAAGGCTCCCGAAGGAAAAAAAGCTACGGAGTTCCAGAAAACAATCGAACAAATAGGTGTTTTTGAAGTGAGATATCCCGAGGGAGAAAATCATTTTTACCTGGAACCGGATACTGCCCATCCATATATAAAATCAGATCTTTCGCAATGTATTAACTGTTATCGTTGTGTGCGTGCCTGTGAAGAAATTCAGGGGGAAATGATACTTGGAATGTCGGGGCGAGGTTTTGCAAACAGTATAATTAAAGGTTTTGACACAACTTTCGATTTATCAGCATGTGTTTCATGTGGAGCCTGCGTTCAAACCTGTCCAACTGAAGCACTCACTGATAAGTACGAAACCAAAACAATTGCAGCCGATAAAGTTGTAAGGACAACCTGTACTTATTGTGGTGTTGGATGTCAGCTTGATGTATCGGTAGTAGACGGAAGTATTAAAGGTGTTCAGGCACCAGTTGATGCAGAGGTTAATTTTGGTCATACATGTGTAAAAGGACGTTTTGCTTTTGAGTTTTACAATCATCCCGACCGAATCAAAGAACCTATGATTCGCAAAAACGGTAAATTGGAGGAAGTAAGCTGGGATGAAGCATACGATTATATTGCAGATAAATTAGTCTCGGTAAAATCAGAGTATGGAGCCAATGCTATAGGAGGTATTTCTTCTTCAAGGGCAACAAATGAGGAAAACTACCTTATGCAGAAGTTTATAAGGGTGGTTATTGGTACAAACAATATTGACGGTTGTGCAAGGGTTTGTCATGCCCCAACCGCTCATGGAATGCAACAGGCTTTTGGTACAGGAGCGGCAACCAATTCTATTGAAGACATCACTAAAACGGATGCATTCCTGGTAGTCGGAGCCAATCCAACACACGCTCATCCTGTTACAGGGGCTAAGCTAAGACAGGAGTTTATGAAGGGTAAAACATCAATCGTTATAGATCCTGTGAAAACTGAATTGGCAAAGATTGCAACTCATCACCTTCAGTTAAGGCCGGGTACAAATGTTGCTACATTGAATATGTTTGCCTACTATCTTATAAAAGAGGGCTTTGTTGATTATGACAGTGTAGAGGCCAGAACCGAAGATTTCGAAGAGTTTAAAAATAATATACTCTCAATCGATATATCTAAGCTTGAAGAACTTACCGGATTGTGTTCATATCAGGTGAAAAATGCTGCCATAGACTATGGAAAAGCCGAAAGAGCAATGGAATTCCATGGATTGGGAGTTACCGAACATTATCAGGGCAGTAAAACAGTAATGCTACTGGCAAACATTGCAATGATGACCGGCAATATTGGTAAAAGAGGTGTTGGGTTAAATCCATTACGTGGACAAAACAACGTTCAGGGAGCAGCCGATATGGGCGTACAGCCACATCAGGGAGCAGGATATCTTGATATAAACGATATAGAAATTCAAAAATACTATGCCGAAAAATACGGTGTAGAAAAAATGCCAGAAAAGGAAGGTTTAAAGATTCCGGAGATGCTTAATGAAGCAATAGACGGTAAATTTAAAGCCCTTTGGATAATGGGAGAGGATACCCTGATGACAGATCCTAACACTAAGCATATAGAAAAGGCTTTTGCCAACCTCGATTTACTTATTGTACAGGAATTATTTATGTCGGTTACTGCCGAGGCTGCAGATGTTGTTTTACCGGCTTCGTCTTACTTTGAGAAGAACGGAACCTTTACCAACGGAGAAAGAAGGGTTCAGCGAGTTAACAAAGTTGTAGACCCGATTGGAAATACAAAATCAGATGGTCAGATAATGGTCGATATAATGAATAAAATGGGATACCCTCAAAAAGGTTATGACGCCGAAATTTTGCTTGAGGAAATTTCTGATGTCGTACCATTCTTTAAAGGAATTACCTGGGACAGATTAGGAATAAACGGGCTTCAATGGCCTGTATCTGAGGATGGAACAGGTACAAAGATTCTTCATGAGGAAACTTATAAACGAGGTAAAGGACGATTCCATTATTTCGACTTTCAGGAAAGTCCCGAATTGTTGGAGCACTCGCAAAAATATCCGTTTATTTTAACTACCGGCAGGATGTTGGAGCATTACAATTCTGGAACAATGACACGTAGAACCGATAATCAAAAAATTGCTCCTACCGATTATCTGCAAATAAACCCGGAGGATGCAAAGCTTAAGGGAATTGCAGATAAGGAAAAAATTAGGATTTTTTCTGATAGAGGCGGAGTTGAAATTATTGCAAAAATATCGGAAGATGTCGATAAAGGAGTTGTGAGAACCACATTTCATCAACCCGAAGTTTTCATTAATATGATAACCGGAAATGTTGGAGATATGGAAACACTTACACCTGAGTACAAGGTTGTAGCGGTTGATTTTGAAAAATTGAATTAA
- a CDS encoding DUF819 family protein, with protein sequence MNEFIIITIYFVTPALLIWLSKKIEILNKIGVVVLSYIFGILLALSGILPDNVLELQNLLNTIIIPISIPLLLFSTDIKAVKNLAENFIKSLLIGLISIIISIVSGYYLFMHNSPKGNEVAGLLTGVYTGGTPNLASIKAALNIDSSTYILVHSTDLLIGVFYLLFFLTIAQKLLNKFLPKHSTATGYDSYSGNYLEQIDIIANFSSGKRKKSILAISASIVIFGFGGGLSQLFPEEYGTTVAILSITTFSIMLSFYKPVNNIKQSFSIGMYLILVFSIVVASMVNLESIGFETLNLLYYVTWAMFTTFALQIILAKIFGIDSDITIITATALSMSPPFVPVVAGALNNKNIVFPGITIGIIGYIIGNYLGVFMAYTLK encoded by the coding sequence ATGAATGAATTTATTATAATAACAATATACTTTGTTACTCCGGCATTACTGATCTGGCTTTCAAAGAAAATTGAAATTCTAAATAAGATTGGGGTAGTAGTTTTAAGTTACATTTTTGGCATCCTTCTGGCATTATCAGGGATACTTCCTGATAATGTATTAGAACTTCAAAATCTCTTAAATACGATTATTATTCCTATCTCTATTCCTTTATTACTGTTCTCTACAGATATTAAAGCTGTTAAAAATTTAGCCGAAAACTTTATTAAATCATTATTAATAGGATTGATATCGATTATCATAAGCATAGTTTCCGGTTATTACCTGTTTATGCATAATTCTCCAAAAGGTAATGAAGTTGCAGGTCTGCTAACAGGAGTTTATACCGGTGGTACACCTAATTTAGCTTCAATAAAAGCAGCCCTGAATATAGATTCTTCTACTTATATCTTAGTACATTCAACTGACCTACTTATAGGAGTATTTTATTTATTATTCTTTTTAACAATAGCTCAAAAACTGTTGAACAAATTCCTTCCCAAACATTCAACTGCAACAGGCTATGATAGCTACTCAGGAAACTATCTTGAGCAAATAGATATTATTGCAAATTTTTCTTCAGGAAAAAGAAAAAAATCTATCCTGGCAATTAGTGCTTCAATAGTGATATTCGGTTTCGGAGGCGGATTAAGCCAGCTCTTTCCGGAAGAGTACGGTACAACCGTTGCAATTTTAAGTATTACAACCTTTAGTATAATGCTGTCTTTCTACAAACCTGTTAATAATATAAAACAAAGTTTCTCCATTGGCATGTATTTAATTTTGGTGTTTAGCATCGTAGTTGCATCAATGGTAAACCTTGAATCAATCGGGTTTGAAACTTTAAATTTACTCTACTATGTTACTTGGGCAATGTTTACAACTTTTGCTCTACAAATTATCCTTGCAAAAATATTTGGTATAGATTCTGACATCACAATTATCACTGCTACTGCATTAAGTATGTCCCCTCCATTTGTACCGGTTGTGGCAGGAGCATTAAACAATAAAAACATTGTTTTCCCCGGTATAACCATTGGAATAATTGGATATATAATTGGTAATTATTTAGGCGTTTTTATGGCTTATACTCTTAAATAA